The genomic DNA ACGAAGACTTGCACGATCTCGTGGCCCAAAGATATGAACATGCATCCACCATCATTACAAGCAACCTTGATTTCCAGGAATGGGACCGGGCCTTTGAAAACAAGCTTTTGGGATCAGCTACCATCGATAGACTCCGGCATGATGCCTACCTGGTCTATTTGGATGGGCCCAGCTACAGGAAACCAAAGCCAAACCAAGCTCTCAAAAAAGAGGTGGAAAAAAGCCAAAAATCAGCCTAAAAAATGGGGGGTTCGCAACCTCAAGATGGCCACTTAAAACTGGCCCCATTAGGGCGATCATAGGGTGGCCCGATTAGCCGATCATGGGTGGCTCCATTGGGGTGGTCAATGACAGGGGGGGCAAAGCACGCAAGATTCTCCCAGAGATGGGGGATGCAGTGCTGCTTAATGTGGCATGTTCCTTGCTTAGCTATCTTTAGCAATTATTGATGCACATGTATGAAGGAGGCATCCTATGACCCCGAAAGAGGTGGTGAGCTTTGCTCAAGAGCAGGGGGCAAAAATGGTGGATTTCCGGTTCTTGGACTTCCCGGGAATCTGGCAGCACTTTTCCATCCCCATGAGCGAGTTTGACGAAAGTTCCTTTGAGGACGGCTTTGGTTTCGACGGATCCAGCATCCGCGGATGGCTGCCCATCAACGCCAGCGACATGCTGGTGGTTCCGGATCCGAGCACAGCCTTGATGGACCCATTCACCAAGGTGCCCACTTTGACCTTGATCGGGAATATCGTCGACCCGGTGACCAAGGAAAAGTACTCCCGGGATCCCAGATATATCGCCCAGAAGGCCGAGGAGTATTTGAGGTTCACCGGTATTGGAGATACCGCCTTTATCGGTCCAGAAGCGGAGTTCTTCATCTTTGACGATATCCGCTATGACTCGGCATCCAATTTCGGGTTCTATTCCATAGATTCATCTGAAGGGATTTGGAATACAGGCCGGGATGAAAGGCCGAACTTGGGCTATAAACCGCGGCACAAAGAAGGGTATTTCCCGGTTCCCCCCACGGATTCCTTAAACGACATGCGAAACGAAATGGTTCTGCAGATGCAGGATCTTGGGATCCGTGTCGAATGCCAGCACCACGAGGTGGCTACCGCCGGACAGGCGGAGATCGATATGCGCTTTGCCCCGTTGGTGGCCATGGGCGATCAGCTGATGTGGTTTAAGTACATCATCAAGAATGTGGCCCGGTCGCACAACAAAACGGTGACATTCATGCCCAAGCCCTTGTTCGGGGACAATGGGTCAGGCATGCATACCCACCTGTCCATCTGGAAGGACGGAGAGCCCCTGTTCGCCGGAGATCAGTACGCGGGGTTAAGCGAAATGGCCATGCACGCCGTGGGCGGAGTGCTTAAACACGCCAAGGCCCTGTGCGCCCTGACCAATCCGACCACGAATTCCTACAAGCGGCTGGTCCCAGGTTACGAAGCCCCGGTCAACCTGGCCTACTCCAGCCGAAACCGGAGTGCGGCCCTGCGGATACCCATGTACTCCGATTCACCCAAGGCCAAGCGGATCGAGATCCGTTTTCCGGATCCGTCGTGCAACGGCTATATGGCCTTCAGCGCTATGCTCATGGCCGCCATCGACGGGATAGAAAAGCGTATCGATCCAGGAGAGCCTCTGGACAAGGACATTTATTCCCTGAGCCCGGAAGAGCTCACAAACGTCCCATCCACCCCCGGGTCTCTGGACGAGGCCCTGGCTGCACTGGAAGAGGATCATGAGTTCTTGTGCCAGGGGGATGTCTTTACTGAAGACGTGATCCAGGCCTGGATCACGTACAAGCGAAACAGTGAGGTCGACCCGGTCCGGTTGCGGCCCCATCCGTACGAGTTCATGCTCTATTACGACATATGACCCGGGGGGCTTCGACCCAGCCTGTGGATTGTGACGTTTGCTGGGTCCAAGGGCTGGAATGGAAATCAGAAGCATACAGGGAACGGCCATCCGGGCAGTTCCCTTTTTTTGCCTGCCAACAGATGGGGAAGGATGAGAACACAGCAGCCCACCACTCCGGATTTGGACCGATTGCGGACAGGGTCCCGGTATTTGGCCAGGCTGCTGCACAACGAGGAGCTCGTGCACTGGCTGATGCACAAGCGCGCCCTGTGGCGCAAGGTTCCTCTTCCTGAGCTGTATCGGGAGCTTCACCAGAGCTGCACCCAGTGTGCGACCTTTACAGATGTGGCCCTCGCCTTCCGGGCATTTAAGCAGCGGCATTTCGCCCGCTTGGCCGGACGGGACGCCTTCGGGCTGGCCGATTTCTCCGAGGTCGTCTCCCAGGTCGGCGATCTGGCCCGGGCCTGTCTGCAGGCAGGATTGCACCTGCTCGACTCCAGGCCGGATCTATGGACGGATGCTTCCGCCCTGGATCCGGACATACTGCACAAGGGGGCGGGGCACCTCGGGGTCCTGGGGCTGGGCAAGCTGGGCGGCGATGAACTCAATTTTGTCTCCGACATCGATCTGATGTTTGTGCATGACCTCTCTAGACAGGGTGGAGCCGGACAAGGCGGATACAAACCGGTCCTGCGCCGGTTGAGTCAGGCCTTGATTCGGCTTGTGTCCGAACAGGTCGGCGGAGATCGGGTGTTTATCGTTGACATGCGCCTGCGGCCGGGAGGCAGGGAGGGAGAGATGGTGGTCTCAGTGGATCAAGCCCTGAATCACTATCAGATCCATGGCCGGTCCTGGGAGCGCCAAGCGTTGCTCAAGGCCAGACCTGTCGCCGGTCAGCGGGGCATCGGCAACAGCTTCCTGGATCAGATTCGACCCTTTGTTTTCCGTCGCTTTCTCGACTTTCAGGCCCTGGACGAGCTCAAGGCGATGCGCGATCACGTCCTGGATGAGGCCCGGGGCAGGGAAGACGCCCCTTTTAACCTCAAGCTGGGAGTGGGCGGGATCCGGGAAGTAGAGTTTGTGGTCCAGTCCATGCAGCTTGTGTACGGCGGACGTCATCCCGGGCTTGACGAGCCGAACACCTTGCGCTGCCTCCAGGTGCTGACCAGTCTGGGGCTCATGCCCAGGGAAGCGGCAGATTCCCTGTCCTCTGCCTATATTCTGCTTCGAAGAACAGAACACTGGGTGCAGCTGGAGAGCAATCGGCAGACCCATGTCCTGCCCCGGTCTGACCAGGATATGGATCGATTGGCCGCGGTCCTCGGATTTTCGTCCGGTGCAGAGCTGTCCCGAACGCTGCAGGAGGTGCGCGACGAGGTGCACTCCCACTTCAGTGCCCTTTTCCGCCCCTCAGCCAGTGTTCAGGATCCGGGCCCCGGGGAAGAGGCCGGGAGCTGGGGGGCACGCATGGCCGAGGACATAGTGTCCTGTCCTCCATTTCGCCGGGAAGTCCGCAAGGCTGTCCAGGCAGCCGCTAGCCGTCTGGAAAAAACCGGGGACAAGGGGGACGGCAATGCCTGGAGCATCCGGGTCGGCGAGCTGCTGCATAAGGCCGGTGTCCGGCCCGGCTTGACGGTTTTGCTGAACCGGGCCCCGTGGTGGCTGGAACACGTCATGTACGCCACTGCTGTTTCCCGGTTCGTATCCTCCCTGCTGCTGCACCAACCCAGCCTGCTTGAAGGCCTGCCCGAGAATGAGCTCTCCGGACCGGATCCTCTCTGGGCGGACAGGGCCTGGAGCATTGTGCATCGGGAACGGGGTTATGAACAGAGACTGGAGTGGATTCGCAGACTGAAAAATGAGCGGATGCTGGAAATCGTGGTCAACGATCTGCGGGGCTGGTTCGGCCCGGCCGGGGCGGAAGAGGAATTGACCGCCCTGGCCGACTGGACGATTCAAGCCACGTGGGAGGCCGTTGTCAGCCACTATGTTCCGGATCTCAAGCTGCCGATTGCTGTTCTGGGCTTGGGCAAGCTGGGAAGCCGGGAGATGGGGTATCTGTCCGATGTGGATCTGATGTTTGTCTGTGCCCTTGAACAGGATACAGACCAAATCCCGGCTCGGATGGTCAAGCTCATCCAGCGCTTCATGCGCATGGTAAGCACTCCCCTGCAGGAAGGGCCCGGCTATGTGGTTGATGCTCAAATCCGGCCCTCTGGGACCTATGGCCC from Desulfovermiculus halophilus DSM 18834 includes the following:
- the glnA gene encoding type I glutamate--ammonia ligase translates to MTPKEVVSFAQEQGAKMVDFRFLDFPGIWQHFSIPMSEFDESSFEDGFGFDGSSIRGWLPINASDMLVVPDPSTALMDPFTKVPTLTLIGNIVDPVTKEKYSRDPRYIAQKAEEYLRFTGIGDTAFIGPEAEFFIFDDIRYDSASNFGFYSIDSSEGIWNTGRDERPNLGYKPRHKEGYFPVPPTDSLNDMRNEMVLQMQDLGIRVECQHHEVATAGQAEIDMRFAPLVAMGDQLMWFKYIIKNVARSHNKTVTFMPKPLFGDNGSGMHTHLSIWKDGEPLFAGDQYAGLSEMAMHAVGGVLKHAKALCALTNPTTNSYKRLVPGYEAPVNLAYSSRNRSAALRIPMYSDSPKAKRIEIRFPDPSCNGYMAFSAMLMAAIDGIEKRIDPGEPLDKDIYSLSPEELTNVPSTPGSLDEALAALEEDHEFLCQGDVFTEDVIQAWITYKRNSEVDPVRLRPHPYEFMLYYDI
- a CDS encoding ATP-binding protein is translated as EDLHDLVAQRYEHASTIITSNLDFQEWDRAFENKLLGSATIDRLRHDAYLVYLDGPSYRKPKPNQALKKEVEKSQKSA